TAACAGAATGGAAAGAGGAACAGGTGAAAAATCTGCCCTTGAAGATATAAAGGATACTTACAATATGAAGACATGTGCAATAGTTGATATGAATGAAGTTGTAGAATATCTGCATAATAAAGAAATTAATGGGCAAGTTATTATAGACGATGATATGAAGGCGAGAATTGAAGATTATTATAAAATTTATGGAGTTAAATAAAAAATAAATTTTATGATAAAATTTATTTTTTATGTTGACATACTAGATCAAAGATAATATAATCTAACCTAACAAAACAAAACATAATATGTAAATCCAAAGAAGTGGAAAGTAGGTATAATGATTGTTTCAGCGAGCTGAAGTAGGTGTGAGTTCAGCAACATAGTTATATTGAACAAGAGCCATGGAGGAGATCTTCTGAAATAGTAGTATGAAGATACGGACCTATCGTTAAAGGATAATGAGTGGATATGAAACTATATCAACAAGAGTGGTAGCACGGGAATTTTACTCTCGTCTCTTATTTAAGAGACGAGAGTTTTTTAATTTAGAGTGTTATTGTTGTTATATTTTTCGTATCAACAAGAGTGGTAACACGGGAACTATATCTCGTCTCTTATTTTTAAGAGACGAGATTTTTTAATATAAAGAAATAAAAAAGCGCGCGCGAATTAAAAAATGTCTAGCTAGATACCAAATTAAAATAATATATTAAAAATTTTGAGGAGGAATCTATTATGAAAAAGAATATGAAGGAAAAAGTTGTTTTAGCATACTCAGGAGGTTTAGATACATCAATAATAATCCCATGGCTTAAGGAAAACTATAATGCAGAAATAATAGCAGTTTGTATTGATGTAGGTCAAGATGAGGATATGAGTGAAGTTGAGGTAAAGGCTATAAAATCAGGAGCAGTAAAAGCATATATTGAAGACTGCAAAGAAGAATTTATAGTAGATTATATATACAAAGGAATAAAGGCAGGAGCTATATATGAAAATAAATATCTTTTAGGAACAAGCTTTGCAAGACCTCTTATGGCTAAGAAGTTGGTTGAGGTTGCACATAAAGAAGGAGCTAAGTATATTTGCCATGGATGTACAGGAAAAGGAAATGACCAAGTAAGATTCGAGGTTGGAATTGCTGCAATTGATCCTAGTATTAAGATTATAGCACCATGGAGAATCTGGGATATAAAATCAAGAGAAGATGCTATAGATTATGCAAAATCAAAGGGTGTAGAGGTTGCAGCAACAAAAGAAAAAATATACTCAAGAGATCAAAATATATTCCATATAAGCCATGAAGGCGGAGAACTTGAAAATCCAGAGAATGAGCATAACCCTGATAGTATATATATGATGACAACTCCTCTTGAGAAGGTAAAAAATGAAGCAACTTATGTTGAAATATACTTTGAAGAGGGAATACCTAAGAAGATAAACGATGAAGAAATGTCTCCTGTTGAAATAATATCTTATTTAAATAAAATTGGTGGAGAAAATGGAATAGGAGTTATAGATTTACTAGAGAACAGATTAGTTGGTATGAAATCAAGAGGAGTATATGAAACGCCAGGTGGAACAATACTATTTAATGCACACAAAGAACTTGAATATTTAACACTTGATAGAGATACACTACAATATAAGCAGATAATAGCTCATAAATATTCACAGCTTGTATATGATGGACTTTGGTTCTCTACATTAAAAGAGAGCTTAGATGCATTTGTAGATTCAACACAAAAGACTGTTACTGGAAGTGTGAAATTAAAGCTTTACAAAGGAAATACTATGATAGCTGGTATGAAATCACCTTTTGCACTATATGATGAATCAATATCATCATTTGGAGAAAGTGATATGTACGATCATAAGGATGCAGAAGGATTTATAAACTTATTCAGCTTACCATTTAAAATAAAGTCAAATATGAAAAATAACATTAAAAGTGAGGTTGGTGGAATCTAGATGAAGCTTTGGGGTGGACGTTTTAAAACCGAAGAGAGTAAATTGATGGAAGACTTTAATTCTTCATTGAAATTTGATAAAGTCATGTATTTTGAAGATATACAGGGAAGTATAGCACATGTTAAGATGCTTCTGAAATCTAACATATTAACACAAGATGAATCTGATACATTGATTAAAGGATTAAATGAAATACTACAAGAAATTGAATTTGGAAAACTAAAGATAGAAGGAGACTATGAGGATATACACAGCTTTGTAGAGATAAACCTTGTAAAAAAAGTAGGAGATGTAGGAAAAAAGCTTCATACAGCTAGAAGTAGAAATGATCAAGTTGCTGTAGATATGAGAATGTATACAAAAAGAAAAGCTTTAGAAATAGTAGAGAGTATACAACATCTTCAAGACGTTATACAAGATAAGGCTTATAAAAATAATTATATAATGCCAGGGTATACTCATCTTCAAAGAGCTCAAATAGTAACATTCAAATATCACTTAATGGCTTATTATAGTATGTTCAAAAGAGATAAACAAAGAATGCTGAACTCTTTAAACTTAATGAATGAAAGTCCACTTGGATGCTGTGCACTTGCTGGAACAACTTATGATATAGATAGAGATTATACATCTGATTTGCTTGATTTTGATAAACCTGTTGACAACTTCTTAGATGGTGTTAGCGATAGAGATTATATAATAGAAATTATATCTAATATGAGTATAGCAATGATGCACCTTAGTAGATTAAGTGAAGAAATAATACTATTTAGCTCTAAGGAATTTGAATTTATCAAAATAAGTGATGAGTATTCAACTGGAAGCAGCATAATGCCTCAAAAGAAAAACCCAGATGCAGCAGAGCTTATAAGAGGAAAGACTGGAAGAGTATATGGAAGTTTAATGTCTATTCTTACAACTATGAAGGGTTTGCCTCTTGCGTACAATAAGGATATGCAGGAAGATAAGGAAGTGTTTTTTGATTCAATAAAAACTACCCTTAGCTGCTTAAAGATTATGGCTAATATGATAGACACACTTACAGTTAATAAAGAGAATATGTTAAAGGCTGTAAAACATGGATTTTTAAATGCAACAGAGGTTGCTGATTATCTAGTAAATAACGGTATGGCTTTTAGAGATTCTCATAAGGTTGTTGGAGAGATAGTTTTATATTGCGAAGAAAAAGCAATAGCTATAGAGGATATGAGTATTGATGAATTCAAGAAATTTAGTGAATTATTTGATGAATCTATATATGAATTTATAGACTATGAGAATATTCTTAAAAAAGGAATTAAAAAGGAAATAAGAAAATAAAAATTCGTCTAGTTGCTACGCACTGACTCATGTCGCTAACGATCCCTACGGGCTCCGTTGCTCAAAAATAATTGCAAGTGTAGTTTCTTAATCAGTGTTATTGGAAATTTAAAAATCATATAGTTTTCTATATAGTAAAAAATTATAGATAGTTAGTAGGAGTTAATAAAAAACGAAGCTTATTTAAATAAGCTTCGTTTTTTATTTTTTAGGAAATTATAATGAGTTTAGATAATTTATTAATATAATTTCCATTAAAAACTTCAAAAAAATATGTAAAAAACTACAGAAAAACGGTAAGTTTTTAACAAAATAAGAATGGTAAGGTTTTCACAAAAACCTAATCGCGATTAAATGATTTTGGTTACCAGTGAATAAAATGACAATGAAAACGTTTTCTAAAAAACAAGTGTGACATAAATATAACTTCTATATTAAATAAAAGTTGTTATACAAACAAATTATTTCAACAACTTTAGTGGATATAAACGGCCAAAAATCAATGTATTCTGTATCTTGAAAAAATTCTAATAAATTTTACGTTTGAATCCCTTTTAATTAAAATACAACCTTATTATTAATTATCAATCTGACTATAAAAACTAACATTGTGAAATAATAAGCAAATTTTTCTATAACATATGAATATTTTAATATGAATATTTTAATATGAATATTTTTTGTTAAAAAGTTATTTTGAATTTTTTAAATTGTCCGAAAATACTCTTGTATTCTGAATTCTTTTCTAATATACTTAGATACGGCAGAAGCCATTTGTATCCAATATATTCTATTCTTAATCTTAAAAGAAGGGAAATAAAAGTTATAATAAAGGTTTATTTATTTGATTGACACTTTATTTAATAAACTATATAATGAAATGAGTTAATTAAATAAAGTTTAAAGCTCTAAAAAATTAAATAAATAAAGAAAATCTATGATATTGCTAAATTGATTTGGTGATGACAAGTTTTTAAAAAGATATGTACTTAAATCTTTAAAATTAATTTAAAGATTTTATAAAGTTTATTGTTTTTAGAAATCAAAAATTAAAAATAGAAGGGAGGAGCTGGTTACAACTAGGTGGACTTATTATATTATTTTTAAAAATATCAAAATATTTTATTCGGGAGGACAATTATGGAAACATTTTCGAATTTAGTTACTGCCCTAGGTAATTTTGCGTGGGGACCTTTTATGATTGTTATGCTTGTTGGGACAAGTTTATTTCTAAGTGTTGGGACAAAGTTCCTACAATTTAGAAAAATGCCCTTAGCTTTTAAACTATTATTCTCTAATCGTGAATCTAGTGAAGAGGGAGATATGTCTCCATTTGCAGCTCTTATGACATCACTTGCTGCAACAATTGGTACTGGAAATATTGCGGGAGTTGCAACAGCAATTGCTGCTGGTGGACCTGGTGCAATTTTTTGGATGTGGGTTGTGGCATTAGTAGGTGGTGCAAGTAAATATGCTGAAGCAGTTCTAGCTGTTCAGTTTAGAGAAGTAAACGAAAAGGGAGAGAGATCTGGTGGCCCAATGTACTATATCAGAAATGGTATGGGTAAAAAATGGGCATGGTTAGGTTGGCTATATGCATTCTTTGGTGTTATGGCATGTTTTGGACCTGGGAACTTAGTTCAAGCAAATGCGGTTGCTAGTGTTATGAATAGCTCTTTTGGTGTTCCTTATTTAGTGACTGGTATTATTGTTGCTATTGCAACTGCTATTGTTTTAATTGGTGGGGTAAAATCTATCGGTAAAGTTTCAGATAAAGTTGTTCCGCTTATGGCAGGAATGTATATTATTGGTGCACTAGCAATTCTTATTATACATGTAGATAAAATTCCTGCAGCTTTCGGTATGATCTTTTCTAATGCATTTACTGGTCATGCAGTACAGGGTGGTCTTTTAGGAACAGTTATTCGTTTTGGTGTAGCTCGTGGAGTATTTTCTAATGAAGCAGGTCTTGGTACTGCTGCTATTGCTCATGGTGCTGCTGCTACAAAAGATTCTGTAAAGCAAGGTATTATAGGTTCTTTAGGATCTTTTATTGATACATTAATGGTTTGCTCTATGACAGCTCTTGTAATATTAGTTTCTCCTGCAATAAACATTGGGCAAGATGGTATTTTACAACTTTTAGCCTCAGATGGTGCAATGTATCCTGTTACTATGAAGGCAGAACTTGCATCTAAAGGTATTAATCTAATTAGTGGTGCTGCTCTTACTTCCACAGCATTTAATATGGGACTACCTGGGCCTGGAGATCTTATTATTGTTGTTGGTCTGATATTCTTCTCTTACTCAACAATCCTAGGATGGTACTACTATGGTTCAAAATGTCTTGAGTATATTGCAGGAGTCAAAGCTGTTGAAGTATACAAATGGCTTTGGATTGTAATGTGTGTTGTGGGTTCTGTAGTAAAGCTTGATATTGTATGGGGTCTATCTGATGCATTTAATGGTTTGATGATACTTCCTAACCTTATAGGTATGCTAGCTCTTAGCCCATTGGTATTTAAGATGACAAAAGACTATGAATCAAATGAATCAAATAAATCAGATGAGTTAAAAAGAAGTATATAGAAATAGTTTCTGACTAAAATAGTAAAAGATATCGTACGATATCTTTTACTATTTTTTTGAATAAAATAAATTCATAAAAAAAGATAATACTCCGAACTGATTGTGTGGTATCCTTTTAGCTACTAAACAAAAAAGAAGATACGGCATCAGAAGATTTAATATATTAGCACACGCTCAAGCGTTTAATTATAAAAATCTATCTAGAAATTAACTAGATAAACCTTTTAATAAATTCAAAATATATTTTATACGATAGGTTAGTTTCAATTGGTTCGCTATTATAGTAATCGGAGAGTATGTAATTAAATGTGTGTAAACTTCATATTGGATTTAAATATGGTGTTTTAACTATATCTAAGGGTTACGTTTTTATATAAAAAACTAGCCCTTTTTCTATTTAAAGAAAAAGGGCTAGTTTAAGATTAATTATCTTAATTTTTTGAGTTAGCTAAAGCTGAAATTAAATAGCTAATGAAGTAAGTCTTTCTTCGAAATGTATATTTAATTGGTCTAAAATTTGAGCCCAATTTCTAATCTTTTGACTCCGTTTTTCTTCAACTAAATCTAATTGAATAAGGGCAGCTTCTTCTGTTGGAGTTGTATAGACTAATTTTAAATCTCTAGAAAATCTTTTTCCATGATTATATGATATACATCACTTTTATTTTCACCAATCTATATGCCTAAGACTTCTTTAAATTCTTCTATATTTATACCTATAACAGCGTAAGCGGCTCTATTAATTATTAGTTTTGAGAGAAATTTCAGGAGCCAGGTACGGCAAATGTAAGTACGGTTCTGTGAGAGTAAAGAAAATAGGACTAATTATCCTGTTTTCTAGCTAATCGATAGTTTTTAGGAAATTAAAACTCTTTTAGATAGTTTATTAATATAATTTGCATTAAAAATTTCAAAAAAAATATATCAAAAACTACAAAAAAACGATAATATTTTAACGAAATTAATCATGATTAATAAGTTTTTATTTTTCTGAAGATAAAAACTTATATGGAAAACGTTTTCAGAAAAAAACATAACATAAGTACAACTTTTACATTGAATAAAAGTTGTTACATAAATAAATTATTTGAACAATTTAATCTATGCATAATTGTATGTACACCGCAATAAATCAATATATTCTATATATTAAAAAAATTCTAATAAAATTTGCGTTTTAATATTTTTTTGAATAATATTCAATAATATATCAACTATCAATATCACCATAGAAACTAATATTGTGAAAGGATAAGCAAATTTTTCAATATATTTCTATAGCCCATATATGTATAAGACTTTGTTAAAAAATTAATTTGAATCTTATGAATTTTCCGAAAATATACTTGTGTTCTACATTTTTTTCTAATATACTTAATATAAATTGTATTTATTTGAATACATAATATTATTCGCAATTTTATTAAAGGAGTGGTTTTTGTGGAAGCACTAAATAATTTTTTTACTCAATTGAGTGGTATTGTTTGGGGACCCATTATGCTTATCTTATTGGTGGGTACAGGTATTCTATTAACATTTAGACTTGGATTTGTTCAAGTTACTCATCTTCCTTATGCTTTAAAATTAGCATTTTCAAAGCCTAAAGAGGAGGAAAATAAACCTAAAGAAGAAGGAGATATATCTCATTTCCAAGCTCTTATGACAGCACTTGCTGCAACTATAGGTACTGGTAATATAGCCGGAGTTGCTACAGCTGTTTCAGCAGGGGGTCCTGGAGCAGTATTTTGGATGTGGATTACAGCATTCTTTGGAATGGCTACAAAGTATGCAGAAGGTATGCTTGCTGTTAAGTACAGAACTGTTGATGAAAATGGAGAAATGGCTGGAGGTCCTATGTACTATATAGAAAAAGGACTGAACGCTAAATGGTTAGGAGTTCTATTTGCATTCTTTGGTGGTTTCGCAGCTTTTGGTATAGGAAATATGGTTCAAGCAAACTCTGTTGCTGAATCTATAAACGTTACTTTTGGAGTAAGTCCAACTATAACTGGTATTATTTTATCAGTATTAACTGCAGTAGTTATACTTGGTGGAGTTAAAAGTATAGGTAAAGTTACTGGTCTTATAGTTCCTGTTATGGCAATATTTTATATAGCTGGAGCGGCATTAATATTAATTATAAATGCATCTGAAGTTCCTCATGCGTTCTCTCTTATATTTAAATATGCATTTACTCCTGCAGCTGCAACTGGTGGATTTATGGGATCTGCTGTAAAATTAGCTATTCAAAAGGGTGTATCTCGTGGAGTATTCTCAAATGAATCAGGTCTTGGTTCGGCACCAATAGCCGCTGCTGCTGCTAAAAGTGATGTACCTGGACGTCAAGCACTAGTATCAATGACTGGTACATTTATAGATACTATATGCGTTTGTACTATGACTGGACTTGTATTAATTTCAACAGGAGCTTGGACTAGTGGGGAAACTGGTGTTGCATTAACTACAAGAGCGTTTAGCACTGGTCTTCCAGGAAATTCGGGAGGACTTATAGTTTCAGTAGGAATTATATTCTTTGCTTACTCTACAATATTAGGTTGGAGCTATTATGGAGAAAAATGTATGCAGTACTTATTTGGTTCAAAAATTGTTAAACCTTATAGATATGCATGGATTGGATTCGTTTTACTTGGCTCTGTTATTAAATTAGATCTTGTTTGGGCAATTTCAGACGTATTTAATGCGCTTATGGCATTCCCTAACTTAATAGGGCTTATAGGATTAAGCGGTGTACTTGTTGCTGAAACTAAAGAATTTAATAAATTATTAGAAGAAGAAAAGAAACAAAATATAGGAGCATAAAAATAAAGCATTGAGGGAATATTTTAAATTCCTCTATGCTTTTTCTTTATAGTAATATATAATTAAGAAATAATTGGAAAAAGGTGAGTTTGTGTTAGCTGAGCAAAAATCAATGACTTTAAGTGAATACATATCAGTATATGAAATTTAGCTAATAGATCAATTCTGGATTTAGAAGAATATCAAAACAAGTTAAAAAAATTAATTATATAATAGAGACCATGATGCAGAGTATATTTATAAATTTACTGCACATGGTTTTTTTTAGATTCTATTATTCTTTTTAACTATCTCAGCTTTAGTGAATATAA
The window above is part of the Tepidibacter aestuarii genome. Proteins encoded here:
- the argH gene encoding argininosuccinate lyase, with protein sequence MKLWGGRFKTEESKLMEDFNSSLKFDKVMYFEDIQGSIAHVKMLLKSNILTQDESDTLIKGLNEILQEIEFGKLKIEGDYEDIHSFVEINLVKKVGDVGKKLHTARSRNDQVAVDMRMYTKRKALEIVESIQHLQDVIQDKAYKNNYIMPGYTHLQRAQIVTFKYHLMAYYSMFKRDKQRMLNSLNLMNESPLGCCALAGTTYDIDRDYTSDLLDFDKPVDNFLDGVSDRDYIIEIISNMSIAMMHLSRLSEEIILFSSKEFEFIKISDEYSTGSSIMPQKKNPDAAELIRGKTGRVYGSLMSILTTMKGLPLAYNKDMQEDKEVFFDSIKTTLSCLKIMANMIDTLTVNKENMLKAVKHGFLNATEVADYLVNNGMAFRDSHKVVGEIVLYCEEKAIAIEDMSIDEFKKFSELFDESIYEFIDYENILKKGIKKEIRK
- a CDS encoding argininosuccinate synthase, encoding MKEKVVLAYSGGLDTSIIIPWLKENYNAEIIAVCIDVGQDEDMSEVEVKAIKSGAVKAYIEDCKEEFIVDYIYKGIKAGAIYENKYLLGTSFARPLMAKKLVEVAHKEGAKYICHGCTGKGNDQVRFEVGIAAIDPSIKIIAPWRIWDIKSREDAIDYAKSKGVEVAATKEKIYSRDQNIFHISHEGGELENPENEHNPDSIYMMTTPLEKVKNEATYVEIYFEEGIPKKINDEEMSPVEIISYLNKIGGENGIGVIDLLENRLVGMKSRGVYETPGGTILFNAHKELEYLTLDRDTLQYKQIIAHKYSQLVYDGLWFSTLKESLDAFVDSTQKTVTGSVKLKLYKGNTMIAGMKSPFALYDESISSFGESDMYDHKDAEGFINLFSLPFKIKSNMKNNIKSEVGGI
- a CDS encoding alanine/glycine:cation symporter family protein; this translates as METFSNLVTALGNFAWGPFMIVMLVGTSLFLSVGTKFLQFRKMPLAFKLLFSNRESSEEGDMSPFAALMTSLAATIGTGNIAGVATAIAAGGPGAIFWMWVVALVGGASKYAEAVLAVQFREVNEKGERSGGPMYYIRNGMGKKWAWLGWLYAFFGVMACFGPGNLVQANAVASVMNSSFGVPYLVTGIIVAIATAIVLIGGVKSIGKVSDKVVPLMAGMYIIGALAILIIHVDKIPAAFGMIFSNAFTGHAVQGGLLGTVIRFGVARGVFSNEAGLGTAAIAHGAAATKDSVKQGIIGSLGSFIDTLMVCSMTALVILVSPAINIGQDGILQLLASDGAMYPVTMKAELASKGINLISGAALTSTAFNMGLPGPGDLIIVVGLIFFSYSTILGWYYYGSKCLEYIAGVKAVEVYKWLWIVMCVVGSVVKLDIVWGLSDAFNGLMILPNLIGMLALSPLVFKMTKDYESNESNKSDELKRSI
- a CDS encoding alanine/glycine:cation symporter family protein is translated as MLILLVGTGILLTFRLGFVQVTHLPYALKLAFSKPKEEENKPKEEGDISHFQALMTALAATIGTGNIAGVATAVSAGGPGAVFWMWITAFFGMATKYAEGMLAVKYRTVDENGEMAGGPMYYIEKGLNAKWLGVLFAFFGGFAAFGIGNMVQANSVAESINVTFGVSPTITGIILSVLTAVVILGGVKSIGKVTGLIVPVMAIFYIAGAALILIINASEVPHAFSLIFKYAFTPAAATGGFMGSAVKLAIQKGVSRGVFSNESGLGSAPIAAAAAKSDVPGRQALVSMTGTFIDTICVCTMTGLVLISTGAWTSGETGVALTTRAFSTGLPGNSGGLIVSVGIIFFAYSTILGWSYYGEKCMQYLFGSKIVKPYRYAWIGFVLLGSVIKLDLVWAISDVFNALMAFPNLIGLIGLSGVLVAETKEFNKLLEEEKKQNIGA